Proteins from one Methylocystis echinoides genomic window:
- the tnpB gene encoding IS66 family insertion sequence element accessory protein TnpB (TnpB, as the term is used for proteins encoded by IS66 family insertion elements, is considered an accessory protein, since TnpC, encoded by a neighboring gene, is a DDE family transposase.) translates to MIGPSAAVRVMLATRPVDFRKGMDGLAALVRDAMGADPFSGTVYVFRSKRADRVKLLVWDGSGLVLATKRLEAGQFCWPKIEDGVVRLSAAQLAALVEGLDWKRVHAARPVGVPAVAG, encoded by the coding sequence ATGATCGGGCCCTCCGCCGCGGTGCGCGTGATGCTGGCCACACGGCCGGTGGACTTCCGCAAGGGCATGGACGGACTGGCCGCTCTGGTGCGCGACGCGATGGGCGCGGATCCGTTCTCCGGCACGGTCTACGTGTTCCGGTCAAAACGCGCCGACCGGGTGAAGCTCCTGGTCTGGGATGGAAGCGGGCTGGTCCTCGCGACCAAGCGTCTGGAGGCTGGCCAGTTCTGTTGGCCGAAGATCGAGGACGGCGTGGTTCGGCTGAGCGCGGCGCAGCTCGCGGCGCTCGTCGAAGGCTTGGACTGGAAGCGCGTCCATGCGGCGCGTCCCGTGGGCGTGCCGGCGGTTGCCGGCTGA